One genomic window of Arachis stenosperma cultivar V10309 chromosome 10, arast.V10309.gnm1.PFL2, whole genome shotgun sequence includes the following:
- the LOC130955925 gene encoding protein DMR6-LIKE OXYGENASE 2-like codes for MGDLGEFDSSFIQALEHRPKPNATEAQGIPLIDLSPISCHEDVETNSETDAASIEELVKQVGSACKNWGFFQVINHGVPLDRRQRIEAVAREFFAQSLEEKRRVKRDEVKIMGYYDREHTKNVRDWKEVFDFGVEDPTLVAASTDPDDDSVAYWTNQWPEYPPKFRETCEEYTRDVGKLIMKLMELIALSLGLQAKRFHEYFKDQTSTIRLNYYPPCPSPELALGVGRHRDNGVLTVLAQDEVGGLQVKRRTDGEWIGVKPTPGAFIINVGDIMQVWTNEAYRSAEHRVVVNSVKERLSIPFFLNPAHYTEVKPLEELIDEEHPPKYGPYVWGKFQVIRKRSNFIKLNVDNIQIDDFRIAP; via the exons ATGGGTGACTTGGGAGAGTTTGATTCATCATTCATTCAGGCCTTAGAACACAGGCCGAAACCCAATGCTACTGAAGCACAAGGGATACCCTTGATTGATCTCTCACCCATTAGTTGCCATGAAGATGTTGAAACAAACTCAGAAACTGACGCTGCTTCCATTGAGGAGCTTGTCAAACAGGTTGGAAGTGCCTGCAAGAACTGGGGTTTCTTCCAGGTGATCAATCATGGGGTGCCTCTTGATAGGCGCCAGAGGATCGAAGCGGTGGCGAGGGAGTTCTTTGCGCAGAGTTTGGAGGAGAAGAGGAGGGTGAAGAGGGATGAGGTGAAGATAATGGGATACTATGATAGAGAACACACAAAGAATGTTAGGGATTGGAAGGAAGTGTTTGATTTTGGTGTTGAGGATCCAACTTTGGTTGCAGCCTCAACTGATCCTGATGATGATAGTGTTGCTTATTGGACTAATCAGTGGCCTGAATACCCACCCAAGTTCAG GGAAACTTGCGAAGAATACACTAGGGATGTTGGCAAGTTGATAATGAAGTTGATGGAGCTTATAGCACTAAGCCTAGGCTTGCAAGCAAAGAGGTTCCATGAATATTTCAAAGATCAAACAAGTACCATTCGACTCAACTACTACCCACCATGCCCTTCCCCTGAACTCGCTCTTGGGGTTGGACGCCACAGGGACAATGGAGTCTTAACAGTGCTAGCTCAAGATGAAGTTGGAGGTCTTCAAGTTAAGCGACGAACAGATGGAGAGTGGATCGGAGTGAAGCCCACACCAGGTGCCTTTATCATCAATGTTGGTGACATAATGCAG GTGTGGACGAATGAGGCTTACAGAAGTGCAGAGCACAGAGTGGTAGTGAATTCTGTGAAGGAGAGGCTTTCAATTCCATTCTTCCTCAACCCAGCTCACTACACTGAGGTGAAGCCACTTGAGGAGCTCATAGATGAGGAACACCCTCCCAAGTATGGGCCATATGTTTGGGGCAAGTTTCAAGTTATTAGAAAGCGCAGTAACTTCATCAAACTCAATGTTGATAACATCCAAATTGATGATTTCAGGATAGCACCTTAA